Proteins from a genomic interval of Acetobacterium woodii DSM 1030:
- a CDS encoding CatB-related O-acetyltransferase: MSISEEKRYPRTGDRQTVYLNAVITNPNIKVGDYTMYNDFVNNPIDFEKNNVLYHYPINEDQLIIGKFCSIACGAKFIFTSANHTLKSLSTYPFPLFWETYGLAQKDVTAAWDKKGNIVIENDVWIGYEAVIMSGVHIGNGAIIGTRAVVTKDVAPYTIVGGVPAKPIKKRFDDETIKKLQLLCWWDWDKEQLREKMDDIMSGNIERL; the protein is encoded by the coding sequence ATGTCTATTTCGGAAGAAAAACGATATCCGCGAACGGGGGATCGCCAAACCGTCTATTTAAATGCGGTGATCACGAATCCCAATATTAAGGTTGGGGATTATACCATGTACAATGATTTTGTAAATAATCCCATTGACTTTGAAAAAAACAATGTCTTGTATCATTATCCCATTAATGAGGATCAATTGATTATTGGTAAGTTCTGCTCCATTGCCTGTGGTGCAAAGTTCATTTTCACCAGTGCTAACCACACGCTAAAATCTTTGTCAACATATCCATTCCCACTGTTCTGGGAAACGTATGGACTGGCACAAAAAGATGTGACCGCAGCTTGGGATAAAAAGGGCAACATAGTAATTGAAAATGATGTCTGGATTGGTTACGAAGCGGTTATTATGTCGGGCGTCCATATCGGAAATGGGGCAATCATTGGAACGAGGGCAGTTGTCACAAAAGATGTTGCCCCTTATACAATCGTCGGCGGGGTGCCGGCAAAGCCGATTAAAAAGCGATTTGATGATGAAACAATAAAAAAATTGCAGTTGCTTTGTTGGTGGGATTGGGATAAGGAACAACTCCGCGAAAAGATGGATGACATTATGAGTGGAAATATCGAGCGATTATAA